The genomic DNA AGAAGGACAATATCTTGACCGGAAAACTGTACAGCTCTGGTTAAACCGAAAGTTTACTCCTGAACAGTTAAAAGAAGAAAATCTCAGCGAAAAAGAAAACATTGGGCTTAACCCGCTCGATGACGGAAAAGGCGACATAAAAGAACGGAATAATAGAAATCCGATTTACCTTGCTCATATTTTGGAACACGACTACCTTGTACAAGGGGAAAATAACACATACCATCTTGGCGGTGTGGCGATCGGCCTTGCCTTAAATTCAGTCTATTATTATCAAACAGAACAATTTGGAGCCACTTTTGAAAGGAAAATCCCTCATGCGGAACTTGAGAGAGAAGGGAAAAAAATAGCTGAAGAAGTGGTCAGACGATTAAGAAAAATGGATGGATTAAAGGATGTACCAATCATGATAGGGCTGTTTGAACAGGAGAGCCGTTCGTCTGTCGTACCCGGCAACTTTTTTGCATACACGAATGTAGCGAAAGGCAGTTCAAGTATCAGTGAATGGGAAAAAGTGAATGAGGATTATATACTCTTTCCTTCTCCAGAGGCGGAAGAGAAACACCGTGACGATTGGACAATGTTTCAAAACTTCAAACAAGATGTAGAGAAGTATTTTCCTAACTTTAACGGCGTTATCGGCAGAGCTTTTTATGCAGAAGGGCAGCTTCAGGAAATAAATATCGATATCCCGATTCAATTTTACGGAAAGGCAGAAGTGATTGGATTTTCCCAATATGTAACCGGATTAGTAATGGAGCATTTTCCAGATTATATTTCCGTTAATGTAAATATCACTTCTGTAAACGGTCCGGAAGCGTTAATTGTCCGAAAGCCCAAACAGAATGAGCCGTTTGTTCATATTTACGAGTAAAATAAGCCAGAGGGTTTCTGGCTTTTTCTTTTTTAGCATATGAATGCTATTGGAATACTGAGAAAATAAGTGAATTTGATATGATTGAAGTGAAGAAAAGAAACATGGTAGAATGATTAATGTATGTAAACGTTTTAATACATAAGGAGGCAGGAAAATGGTACAACCTTACAAACATGAGCCTTTTACAGACTTTACTGTGGAAGAAAACAGAAAAGCGTACCTGCAAGGCTTAAAAACAGTTGAGGGCTATTTAGGTCAAGACTATGATTTAGTGATTGGCGGAGAGCGCATCTCCACAGAAGATAAGATTATTTCCATCAATCCTTCCAATAAAGAGGAAGTTATCGGCCGCGTATCCAAAGCAAACAAAGAGCTTGCGGAAAAAGCGATGCAGGCTGCCGTGGAAGCGTTTAAAACATGGAGAAAGGTAAAACCGGAAACACGTGCGGATGTGCTGTTCAAAGCTGCAGCGATTCTTCGCCGCCGCAAGCATGAATTTTCTGCGTTATTGACAAAAGAAGCCGGTAAGCCGTGGAAAGAAGCGGACGCTGATACAGCGGAAGCGATTGACTTCCTTGAATACTATGGGCGGCAAATGCTTCGCATCAAAGACGGTGTACCGGTTAACAGCCGTCCGAATGAATTCAACCGTTATGACTACATTCCATTAGGAGTCGGAGTCATTATTTCTCCATGGAACTTCCCGTTAGCGATCATGGCTGGAACAACGGTTGCGGCTATTGTATCCGGAAACACGGTTGTGTTAAAACCAGCGTCTGCAACTCCGGTTGTTGCAGCAAAATTCGTAGAAGTGATGGAAGAAGCAGGCCTTCCAAAAGGCGTGTTAAATTTCGTTCCGGGCAGCGGTTCGGAAGTAGGCGACTATTTAGTTGATCATAAAGATACCCGCTTCATTTCCTTCACTGGATCCCGCGATGTGGGCTTACGCATTTACGAACGCGCATCAAAATTAAATGACGGCCAAATCTGGCTGAAGCGCGTTATCGCAGAAATGGGAGGAAAAGACACAATTATCGTTGATAAAGAAGCTGATCTTGAATTAGCAGCGCAATCGATTGTGGCTTCTGCGTTCGGATTCTCCGGGCAAAAATGTTCGGCTTGTTCCCGTGCGGTTGTCTTTGAGGATGTATATGATCAAGTATTAAACCGAGTTGTGGAGTTAACGAATCAATTAACAGTAGGAAATCCTGAAGATCAAAACACATTCATGGGCCCTGTTATTGATCAAAACGCCTTCAACAAAATCATGGAATATATTGAAATCGGGAAGCAGGAAGGCAAACTGAAGACAGGCGGAGAAGGAGATAGCTCTAAAGGCTTCTTCATAAAGCCGACTGTATTTGCTGATCTTGATCCTAAAGCACGCATCATGCAGGAAGAAATCTTCGGACCGGTTGTTGGCTTTGCAAAAGCGAAAGATTTCGATCATGCGATTGAAATTGCAAACAATACCGAGTACGGTTTAACAGGTGCAGTTATCTCAAATAATCGCGAACACATCGAAAAAGCGCGTGAAGATTTCCATGTCGGAAACTTGTACTTTAACCGCGGATGTACTGGCGCCATCGTTGGGTATCAGCCGTTTGGCGGATTCAACATGTCCGGTACAGATTCAAAAGCAGGCGGTCCTGATTACTTGCTTCTGCATATGCAAGCGAAAACAACTTCAGAAATGTTCTAATGCCATTAAGCCCCTTCTTATTTTGAGAAGGGGTTTTGTGTTTTCAACAAACATTCTTCTAGTACCTTATCCTCTAACAAAAATTAATCCTTCTTATTTTTTTGACAATCAATAATCCCCGAAAAGTTCGGATATTGAAAAACAGCAATAAAAAATTTTCTTAAAAATCATAAAAAGTGTTTCTTTTTTTGATCATCTGTTATATAATACGAATTAACAATAATATGTGTATTATAACAAAGGGGTGTATATAACTCATGTCCACTCAAACGACAGGCATTGAAATCGTTGGTTCGATCAAACCGGGATATGAAGAAATCCTAACAGCAGAAGCACTCAATTTTATTGAAGAATTGGAAAGAAAGTTTGGTCCACGGAGAAAAGAACTGCTGCAGCTCCGGCAAAAAAGGCAAGAAGAAATCAACCAGGGAAAACTCCCGGATTTTCTTCCTGAAACAGAGCATATTCGAAACGGGGATTGGACAATCTCGCCGCTTCCAGACGATCTACGTGACAGACGTGTGGAAATTACCGGACCAACCGATCGAAAAATGATAATAAATGCGTTGAATTCCGGTGCCAAAATCTTTATGGCAGATTGTGAGGACGCCACTTCACCAACTTGGGAAAACATTGTCGAAGGGCAGATTAATCTTAGAGATGCAGTGAACCGGACGATCTCGTTCGAAAATCCAAACGGCAAGAAATATGTTCTTAATGAAAAAACAGCTGTACTTCTTGTTCGTCCAAGAGGCCTTCATCTTGAAGAAAAACATTTGCTGCTTGATGGAAAACCGATTTCCGGCAGTTTCTTCGATTTTGGAATGTACTTTTTCCATAATGCAAAAAATCTGATTGCGAGAGGAACCGGCCCTTATTTTTACTTGCCGAAGCTTGAAAGCCATCTTGAAGCAAGACTGTGGAATGACGTATTTGTTTATTCACAGGAAAAGCTGGGTATCCCTCAAGGGACAATAAAAGCAACGGTTCTTATTGAAACGATTTTGGCTGCGTTCGAAATGCATGAGATCTTATATGAATTAAGGGAGCATTCTGCCGGATTGAACTGCGGACGCTGGGATTATATTTTCAGCTACTTGAAAAAGTTCCGCAATCACGAAAATGTCATCTTGCCTGATAGATCACAGGTGACAATGACTGTTCCGTTTATGAGATCTTACTCACTGCTGACGATTCAGACTTGCCACCGCCGTAAAGCGCCGGCAATTGGAGGTATGGCGGCACAAATTCCTGTTAAAAACAATCCGAAAGCAAATGAAGAAGCTTTTGCAAAAGTACGTGCCGATAAAGAACGGGAAGCACGCGACGGTCATGATGGGACATGGGTAGCACACCCTGCTTTAGTTCCGGTTGCGCTAGAAGTTTTTAATCGGGAAATGCCTGATGCCAATCAAATTGAAACGAAAAAACTTGAAGAACTTAACGTTTCAGCCAGTGACTTACTCGAAGTTCCTGAGGGAACGATCACAGAAAATGGTGTCCGAATGAACATCAATGTCGGAATCCAATATGTGGCATCTTGGCTAAGCGGCAGAGGCGCAGCGCCTATCCATAATCTAATGGAAGATGCTGCTACAGCAGAAATTTCAAGGGCACAGCTTTGGCAATGGATCCGCCATCCAAAAGGTATTTTAGATGACGGCAGAAAAGTGACCGTTGAGATGTATGAGCAGTTTAAGAAAGAAGAGCTCGAAAAAATTAAACAGGAAATCGGTGCTGAAGCTTATGCTAATGGCCGGTTTGAAGAGGCAGTTGAATTGTTTGACAAGCTAATATTAAACGATGAGTTTGCTGAATTCCTAACTCTTCCGGGTTATGAAATTCTATAGATTAATATAATCATAAATTTTAAGGAGGATTTAAACATGACAGATTCTAGAGTACAACAATTACAGGAAAGCTGGGAAAAGGATTCGCGCTGGAAAGGAATTACCCGTCCTTATTCAGCAGAAGATGTAATCAAATTACGTGGGTCAATTGACATTGAGTATACATTGGCACGCCGCGGTGCGGAAAAGCTTTGGAAGCTTGTAAATGAAGAAGATTTTGTAAATGCCCTTGGTGCACTTACAGGCAATCAGGCTGTTCAGCAAGTAAAAGCCGGACTGAAAGCTATTTACTTAAGCGGCTGGCAAGTTGCAGCTGATGCAAACTTGGCAGGTCATATGTACCCTGACCAAAGTTTATATCCGGCAAATAGTGTTCCGCACGTAGTAAAACGTATTAATCAAGCGTTGCAGCGTGCTGACCAAATCCATCATGCTGAAGGGGACCATTCAATTGATTGGTTTGCTCCGATCGTAGCTGATGCAGAAGCAGGCTTTGGCGGACAGCTGAACGTGTTTGAATTGATGAAAGCGATGATTGAAGCCGGGGCTGCAGGGGTTCACTTCGAAGATCAGCTTTCTTCAGAAAAGAAATGCGGACACCTTGGAGGAAAAGTATTACTTCCAACACAAACTGCAGTGAAAAACTTGATTGCTGCACGTTTAGCAGCTGATGTAATGGGTGTACCAACAGTGTTAATTGCTCGGACAGATGCAAACGCAGCGGATATGGTAACAAGTGATGTGGATCCATACGATGCTCCGTTCATTACTGGAGAGCGTACAGAAGAAGGATTCTTCCGCACAAAAGCTGGTTTAGATCAAGCGATTGCTCGCGGATTGGCATATGCACCGTATGCTGATATGATCTGGTGTGAAACATCTGAGCCAAACTTAGAGGAAGCAAGACGATTTGCGGAAGCTATTCATGAGAAGTTCCCTGGCAAGCTGTTAGCTTACAACTGCTCACCATCATTTAACTGGAAGAAAAAGCTTGATGATGAAACGATTGCGAATTTCCAAATTGAGCTCGGAAAAATGGGCTACAAGTTCCAATTCGTTACACTAGCAGGATTCCATACATTGAACCACAGCATGTTCGAACTAGCACGTCAATACAAAGACCGCGGAATGGCGGCTTATTCTGAATTGCAGCAAGCTGAATTTGCAAGTGAAAAGTACGGCTATACAGCTACAAGACACCAGCGTGAAGTTGGCACAGGCTACTTTGATGAAGTTGCCATGGTGATCAGTGGTGGAAGTTCTTCAACTACTGCATTAAAAGGCTCAACGGAAGTAGAACAATTTATCGCCGCAAAATAACAGCAATACCATTTTTGTTGCCATGATTTTTTCACCTAAATTTCTCCTAAATTGATTACCTTCTTTACCGATTCAAAGCGGTAAAGAAGGATTTTTTTTGCTCATAATGGAAATCTTGAGAAGGCACTTTTTTTGAGATTGTTACATACATAATAGTAGCATATGGTAAAGGAGGAATTGGTGTTGCCAAAACAAAATGTTAATGATTATATCTTGCAAGGGATTCATGGAAAGAAAGAAACGAAACCGGATGAACGGCGAAAATTTCTAGGTATACTTAGAGAAAGGATTGTCGCGGCCCTAACTCAACATCAAGTGAGAGAAAACGGGGTTTATAAAGAAATGGAGACTCTAATGAAGGAAAACCCGAATGCTCATCTTTACTTAAACGGGAATATGAATTATTCCTATTTGTCCAAATATATGAAAGTGGCAAAAAAATATAAAATTGAATCTACAATAGTGACAAATAAAGTCCATGACACAGAGATTGGTCTTGTTCTTGCTTATGATTTTGCAATCGATAAGGAAGAAATATATATTATGAAACAGAAAGAGGAGAATCCACAGCCGCAAAAAGGCAAAAGCCAAAAAGGATTGCTGTCAGTTTTCAAAAACGTTTTTAAAAAAGAAAAGTAGAAAAAACCCTCCAACCAGTCCCCCTCAAGTATAAAACGGCACCTGCAGGAAATCCCCTTTCGGCATTTATCAAATGATCCCTTCATTAATTACTGGAAGAAGGAAAAAAGACAGACAAACACTGAGAACTTGGCAAAATTCATGGTAAAATAACGAAGGACATGATGTTTTGAACCTTTCTTCATTTTTGAATATTTACAGGAAAGAGTTCCAAACAATATTGCTCTAAAGCGCTAAAGTCTGATATGATCAAATTATTTGAGTGGAAAGGATATTTTCGGAGGTGACTACCATGTCAAGGATTTCAAAAGACCAGGTAAAGCACGTCGCCCATCTGGCAAGACTTGCGATTACAGAAGAAGAAGCCGAAAAATTTACAAAACAGTTGGATGCAATTATTTCGTTTGCCGAGCAATTAAATGAGCTTGATACGGAAGGCGTCAAACCAACTTCACATGTTCTGGATATGAAAAATGTACTGCGCGAGGACAAGCCTGAGAAAGGACTTCCACAGGAAGAAGTATTAAAAAATGCGCCGGAACATGAAAAGGGACAATTCAAAGTACCGTCTATTTTAGAATAGGGAGGGATAAAGGTGAGCTTATTTGACCAAAAAGTTTCAGAGCTCCATGATCTTTTACATAAAAAAGAAATCAGCGTTTCTGACCTTGTTGATGAATCATACAAGCGTATCAGCTCTGTTGAGGATAAGGTGCAGGCCTTCTTGACATTAGATGAAGAAAATGCCCGTGCTGCCGCGAGAAAACTGGACGAAAAGCTTGGCACGGATGAATCAAAAGGTTTGCTGTTTGGTATGCCAATCGGGATAAAAGACAATATCGTTACGAAGAATTTGCGGACTACGTGTGCAAGCAAAATTCTCGAAAACTTTGATCCGATTTATGACGCAACGGTCATAAAAAAATTACAGCATGCAGAAACCATCACAATCGGTAAATTGAATATGGACGAATTTGCCATGGGGTCTTCAACAGAAAACTCCGCATTTCAAAAAACACGAAACCCATGGAATTTGGAAACGGTGCCTGGAGGTTCATCAGGCGGTTCAGCGGCATCTGTCGCAGCGGGTGAAGTTTTGTTTTCTTTAGGTTCAGATACAGGAGGATCCATTCGCCAGCCGGCAGCTTTTTGCGGAGTGGTAGGACTAAAACCGACGTATGGACGAGTTTCACGTTTTGGTCTTGTTGCGTTTGCGTCATCTCTTGA from Bacillus methanolicus MGA3 includes the following:
- a CDS encoding CamS family sex pheromone protein → MRKLSIIALSLVLLLTACAPNFQKQEEVVQKTDDSKKEKAIIPKYKISDKYYRTIMPFEPSQARGLVVENLNTRYDINEFETGLMRLAQNIFDPDKYVFREGQYLDRKTVQLWLNRKFTPEQLKEENLSEKENIGLNPLDDGKGDIKERNNRNPIYLAHILEHDYLVQGENNTYHLGGVAIGLALNSVYYYQTEQFGATFERKIPHAELEREGKKIAEEVVRRLRKMDGLKDVPIMIGLFEQESRSSVVPGNFFAYTNVAKGSSSISEWEKVNEDYILFPSPEAEEKHRDDWTMFQNFKQDVEKYFPNFNGVIGRAFYAEGQLQEINIDIPIQFYGKAEVIGFSQYVTGLVMEHFPDYISVNVNITSVNGPEALIVRKPKQNEPFVHIYE
- the pruA gene encoding L-glutamate gamma-semialdehyde dehydrogenase, with product MVQPYKHEPFTDFTVEENRKAYLQGLKTVEGYLGQDYDLVIGGERISTEDKIISINPSNKEEVIGRVSKANKELAEKAMQAAVEAFKTWRKVKPETRADVLFKAAAILRRRKHEFSALLTKEAGKPWKEADADTAEAIDFLEYYGRQMLRIKDGVPVNSRPNEFNRYDYIPLGVGVIISPWNFPLAIMAGTTVAAIVSGNTVVLKPASATPVVAAKFVEVMEEAGLPKGVLNFVPGSGSEVGDYLVDHKDTRFISFTGSRDVGLRIYERASKLNDGQIWLKRVIAEMGGKDTIIVDKEADLELAAQSIVASAFGFSGQKCSACSRAVVFEDVYDQVLNRVVELTNQLTVGNPEDQNTFMGPVIDQNAFNKIMEYIEIGKQEGKLKTGGEGDSSKGFFIKPTVFADLDPKARIMQEEIFGPVVGFAKAKDFDHAIEIANNTEYGLTGAVISNNREHIEKAREDFHVGNLYFNRGCTGAIVGYQPFGGFNMSGTDSKAGGPDYLLLHMQAKTTSEMF
- the aceB gene encoding malate synthase A, with translation MSTQTTGIEIVGSIKPGYEEILTAEALNFIEELERKFGPRRKELLQLRQKRQEEINQGKLPDFLPETEHIRNGDWTISPLPDDLRDRRVEITGPTDRKMIINALNSGAKIFMADCEDATSPTWENIVEGQINLRDAVNRTISFENPNGKKYVLNEKTAVLLVRPRGLHLEEKHLLLDGKPISGSFFDFGMYFFHNAKNLIARGTGPYFYLPKLESHLEARLWNDVFVYSQEKLGIPQGTIKATVLIETILAAFEMHEILYELREHSAGLNCGRWDYIFSYLKKFRNHENVILPDRSQVTMTVPFMRSYSLLTIQTCHRRKAPAIGGMAAQIPVKNNPKANEEAFAKVRADKEREARDGHDGTWVAHPALVPVALEVFNREMPDANQIETKKLEELNVSASDLLEVPEGTITENGVRMNINVGIQYVASWLSGRGAAPIHNLMEDAATAEISRAQLWQWIRHPKGILDDGRKVTVEMYEQFKKEELEKIKQEIGAEAYANGRFEEAVELFDKLILNDEFAEFLTLPGYEIL
- the aceA gene encoding isocitrate lyase yields the protein MTDSRVQQLQESWEKDSRWKGITRPYSAEDVIKLRGSIDIEYTLARRGAEKLWKLVNEEDFVNALGALTGNQAVQQVKAGLKAIYLSGWQVAADANLAGHMYPDQSLYPANSVPHVVKRINQALQRADQIHHAEGDHSIDWFAPIVADAEAGFGGQLNVFELMKAMIEAGAAGVHFEDQLSSEKKCGHLGGKVLLPTQTAVKNLIAARLAADVMGVPTVLIARTDANAADMVTSDVDPYDAPFITGERTEEGFFRTKAGLDQAIARGLAYAPYADMIWCETSEPNLEEARRFAEAIHEKFPGKLLAYNCSPSFNWKKKLDDETIANFQIELGKMGYKFQFVTLAGFHTLNHSMFELARQYKDRGMAAYSELQQAEFASEKYGYTATRHQREVGTGYFDEVAMVISGGSSSTTALKGSTEVEQFIAAK
- a CDS encoding YueI family protein, giving the protein MPKQNVNDYILQGIHGKKETKPDERRKFLGILRERIVAALTQHQVRENGVYKEMETLMKENPNAHLYLNGNMNYSYLSKYMKVAKKYKIESTIVTNKVHDTEIGLVLAYDFAIDKEEIYIMKQKEENPQPQKGKSQKGLLSVFKNVFKKEK
- the gatC gene encoding Asp-tRNA(Asn)/Glu-tRNA(Gln) amidotransferase subunit GatC yields the protein MSRISKDQVKHVAHLARLAITEEEAEKFTKQLDAIISFAEQLNELDTEGVKPTSHVLDMKNVLREDKPEKGLPQEEVLKNAPEHEKGQFKVPSILE